The following DNA comes from Quercus robur chromosome 1, dhQueRobu3.1, whole genome shotgun sequence.
TCGAGAGCCGTGGCTAGCCCGGTTAGGTAGGCTTCGTATTCCGCCATGTTGTTTGAACAGGGGAATTCCAGCTTGAACGATAGCGCCACTGCCTTGTCTTCTTCCTGATACAAGACTACTCCCACCCCTCCAGATTGGGTAGTAGAAGACCCATCAAACTTCATTACCCATTGTTCTCTGACCTTTTCTGCCACGACTACTTCCCCTGGAACTTCATCATCCAGCGGGAATTCTTCCTCTCCCGGAAACTGTGCCAATAGATCCGTTATAGCCTGACTTTTCACCACCCTAGGTGTCCCCATTCTCAAGTCGTATTGTGACAATTGTAACAACCACTGAGATATTCTGCTAGAGAGGATCGGTTGCTGTAACAAAGCTTTAACGGCATGGGACTTAGTCATCAGCCATACTTTGTAGGCCAAGAAATAATGACGCAACCTCTACGAAGCATATACAATGGCTAGGCATGCTCTCTCCGCCCTTGGATAACGAGTTTCTGCATCTTTTAAGGCGCGGTTGATGTAGTACACTGGTTGCTCGACGCC
Coding sequences within:
- the LOC126733185 gene encoding uncharacterized protein LOC126733185; the protein is MTKSHAVKALLQQPILSSRISQWLLQLSQYDLRMGTPRVVKSQAITDLLAQFPGEEEFPLDDEVPGEVVVAEKVREQWVMKFDGSSTTQSGGVGVVLYQEEDKAVALSFKLEFPCSNNMAEYEAYLTGLATALEMGVKHLRVLGDSNLVVCQAKGSFSLKEPNLAPYRAMAQRMEEKFSTFEIEHAPRNENRFADALAALGL